The proteins below are encoded in one region of Candidatus Dadabacteria bacterium:
- a CDS encoding M3 family oligoendopeptidase, translated as MNWDLTTYFPEFQGVEYKEFKENLSGGIKSLDEKASASEPLCGENLAFWKDVFLETERLISQYSHIRSYVGCLSASDSNREDYLREEAAISLLGSDLEKLEVQLQRALRGADEDLLFEFVSFPDIESASYYVRRVWRNSRFIMSAPKEILASELGVDGISAWGRIYDTVSSKMTFEMVYPEGTKKRLPMSQRRSLMESPDREIRKAAFSGGNEAWEDFEDVAAGAINAISGTRHTLYRHREIDHFLDVALFDAAISRQTLDSMMEAIRETVELPRNILRLKAETLGLDGISWYDLGAPMNLGKTGGVGWSGAKSMVSDSFSAAYGRLGGFFDHICRSEWIDWEVREGKRPGGFCTGSLLTGESRIFMTYNGGVGDILTLAHEAGHAFHSHVMRELRPYAQFYPMTLAETASTFGEMLLAEGLLRDPSTSVEDKVLVRDAEVNHGAIYLLDIPVRYEFERKLYERRAEGELTVSELKELMTETQKEIFGDVLLECDPFFWASKLHFYITGVSFYNFPYTFGYLLSRALFEKFRQHGEEFIPVYEEFLALTGSDDAEGAVKRSIGDDITNKDFWKEAIVTLSRPLEELKELLPSVAT; from the coding sequence ATGAATTGGGACCTCACTACTTATTTCCCCGAATTTCAGGGAGTTGAATATAAAGAGTTCAAAGAGAATCTCTCTGGAGGTATAAAGAGTCTTGACGAGAAGGCCTCGGCTTCTGAACCTCTTTGCGGAGAAAACCTTGCGTTCTGGAAAGATGTCTTCTTGGAAACGGAGAGGCTGATAAGCCAATATTCCCATATACGTTCCTACGTGGGATGTCTCAGCGCTTCGGATTCCAACAGGGAGGATTATCTGCGCGAGGAAGCGGCGATTTCCCTTCTCGGTTCGGATCTCGAGAAGCTTGAGGTCCAGCTGCAAAGAGCGCTTCGGGGTGCCGACGAAGATCTGCTTTTCGAGTTCGTCTCTTTCCCGGATATCGAGTCGGCTTCCTATTATGTGAGGCGCGTTTGGCGAAATTCCCGGTTCATCATGTCCGCTCCGAAGGAAATTCTGGCCTCGGAGCTCGGAGTCGACGGGATAAGCGCCTGGGGGCGGATCTACGATACCGTGTCTTCCAAGATGACGTTTGAGATGGTTTACCCCGAAGGGACGAAGAAAAGGCTTCCCATGTCCCAGAGAAGATCGCTTATGGAAAGTCCTGACAGAGAGATAAGAAAGGCCGCTTTTTCCGGGGGCAACGAGGCTTGGGAGGATTTTGAAGATGTGGCCGCCGGTGCCATAAACGCCATATCAGGAACCAGGCACACGCTCTACAGGCACAGGGAAATCGATCATTTCCTCGACGTAGCCCTCTTTGATGCGGCGATATCTAGACAGACTCTGGATTCCATGATGGAGGCAATACGGGAGACAGTCGAACTTCCAAGGAACATCCTTAGGCTCAAGGCCGAGACGCTGGGGCTCGACGGAATATCGTGGTACGATCTGGGAGCCCCAATGAATCTTGGCAAAACTGGCGGGGTTGGCTGGAGCGGTGCGAAATCCATGGTTTCCGATTCCTTTTCGGCTGCCTACGGCCGCCTCGGCGGTTTTTTTGACCACATATGCCGCAGCGAGTGGATAGACTGGGAAGTAAGGGAAGGAAAAAGACCCGGGGGATTCTGCACGGGTTCTCTTCTCACCGGGGAGTCAAGGATATTCATGACTTATAACGGCGGGGTAGGCGACATACTCACCCTCGCTCACGAGGCGGGCCATGCCTTTCATTCTCACGTGATGAGGGAACTTCGTCCCTATGCGCAGTTCTACCCCATGACGCTTGCCGAAACCGCCTCAACTTTCGGGGAAATGCTGCTTGCCGAAGGGCTGCTGCGAGATCCCTCAACGAGCGTTGAGGACAAGGTGCTTGTGAGGGACGCGGAAGTAAACCACGGGGCCATATATCTTCTGGACATCCCCGTCAGGTATGAGTTCGAAAGAAAGCTCTACGAACGGCGTGCCGAGGGGGAACTGACCGTGAGCGAGCTAAAGGAACTTATGACCGAGACCCAGAAGGAGATCTTCGGAGACGTGCTTTTGGAATGCGACCCGTTCTTCTGGGCCTCGAAGCTTCATTTTTACATAACGGGCGTCAGTTTCTATAATTTCCCCTACACTTTCGGTTACCTGCTGAGCAGGGCGCTTTTCGAGAAATTCAGGCAGCATGGGGAGGAATTTATTCCGGTTTACGAGGAGTTTCTCGCTCTCACCGGCTCGGACGATGCGGAAGGGGCGGTGAAAAGGTCAATCGGGGATGATATAACGAACAAGGATTTCTGGAAAGAGGCGATTGTTACCCTATCACGGCCGCTCGAGGAGCTCAAAGAACTTCTCCCCTCGGTTGCTACATAA